Proteins encoded by one window of Mesorhizobium sp. INR15:
- a CDS encoding Hsp20 family protein has product MKTFDSLFRTTVGFDRLFDMLDSGTRTDWPPYNIEKVGENDYRIAMAIAGFSPDEVELTQHGPELVVVGQKADDQSGGQLLHQGIAYRSFRQTFKLADHMKIAGANLENGLLTIDIVREIPEELKPRHISIGSSDAAAVGKQIAQDTERTRKAA; this is encoded by the coding sequence ATGAAAACCTTCGACTCTCTTTTTCGCACCACCGTCGGCTTCGACCGTCTTTTCGATATGCTCGATAGCGGCACCCGCACCGACTGGCCCCCTTACAACATCGAAAAAGTCGGCGAGAACGACTATCGCATTGCCATGGCAATCGCGGGATTCAGCCCAGATGAGGTCGAGCTTACCCAGCATGGTCCGGAGCTGGTCGTCGTCGGACAGAAGGCCGATGATCAGAGTGGAGGCCAACTGCTCCATCAAGGCATTGCCTACCGCAGTTTCCGGCAGACGTTCAAACTAGCCGACCACATGAAGATCGCTGGGGCAAACCTCGAGAACGGCCTGCTCACCATCGACATCGTCCGTGAAATCCCCGAGGAGCTGAAGCCGCGCCATATCAGCATCGGCTCTAGCGATGCGGCGGCGGTCGGCAAGCAGATCGCGCAGGATACGGAACGCACCCGCAAGGCGGCCTGA
- a CDS encoding PTS sugar transporter subunit IIA, with the protein MLEGISEPAAVILTLTHSISFNAPDDKNVDLLLGLLWPRDSKEGSVPALSRSVRLLRQPAYRECLGNATSSAEAHAGIEDLEAGSGGSRRNAPSMGREDLRR; encoded by the coding sequence ATGCTCGAAGGCATATCGGAGCCGGCAGCGGTCATCCTAACACTGACGCACTCGATTTCGTTCAACGCGCCCGACGACAAAAACGTCGATCTGCTTCTCGGCCTCCTATGGCCTCGCGACAGCAAGGAAGGATCCGTTCCCGCACTGTCGCGATCCGTCCGCCTGCTTCGCCAGCCTGCCTATCGGGAATGCCTTGGCAACGCTACGTCGTCGGCCGAAGCCCACGCTGGGATCGAAGACCTTGAGGCCGGGAGTGGCGGGTCCCGTCGCAACGCCCCTTCCATGGGGCGCGAAGACTTGAGGCGATAG
- a CDS encoding DUF1127 domain-containing protein, with protein sequence MERRHRSQAAAALHRLDDRQLEDIGISRNDIPHVVAGLAPPNIETSTQDSRISADAARLLGAARYQ encoded by the coding sequence ATGGAACGCCGGCACCGCAGCCAGGCGGCCGCCGCGCTTCATCGCCTCGACGACAGGCAGCTGGAAGACATCGGCATCTCGCGGAACGACATCCCTCACGTCGTCGCAGGTCTCGCCCCTCCGAACATCGAGACCTCAACACAGGATTCCCGGATCTCGGCGGATGCCGCAAGGCTCCTTGGGGCCGCCCGATACCAGTGA